The genomic interval CACAAATTCCTAGTTTCCAATATGCCTACATAAacagggcattttctttgtatcgtgttactttggtgatttaataaagtcttatttttacttatcaaaaaaaaaaatttcttttatatgagtcacaaaacaacaaaaaaaagaggaagaagaacctgagttttgagaattttggaaGTTAAATTTGGTTTTCAAGAACTTCAGTCAACAATTAAATCTATGTATCATCaataaattcaacaaaaaaagaaaaaagatttacCTCCCAAAGGTACAACGAGTCACCAAAAGAGAATTCTCTACGGAACAAAACCATGAGCATCCGAAAAGCAAATAGATAATCACCTCCACCTAGTGTCTCTGTGCTCCAAGATCAAAAGACAGGCTCTACTgttactttcttttcttcagaATTAAATCAAGGGATGTGCAAGAATATAGgaatgcataataaattatcaGACAGAAAATAACTCCAACTATCAATATAGTTGTATACGGCAACTATTAATAACAAATCATAAATCGTTAAATGGGGGAATGTAAACTTGTTATTCTCTGTGTTGGTATATGAGTTCAATAAAACAGCTTCCAACATTTTGAATTTATTAGGTATCAATCGTATTAGCAATACTGTTAATTACACATATACCActttttttccatatctaagAAAACTAGAATTaacagttttcataaaatctttGCCACCAGCCATATAGGCCTCCTGGCAATTTGAAACATTTGAGATGCCTCCCAAGaataattcaacaaaaaaaaaaaaaaaatcatttgtagtTTTCCCCTACtactcttctttttgttttcttaattgaATTAGTATTTCAATAACTATGTACGCAAAGCCCGCCATTTTCTAAGAATTTCTCTTTAATGTTGCATTTGGGCTTGATGGGTCATGCAAAAGAAGGTGGCAGATGTGGTCTTTAGTTGTCAAGGGCTGTTTGGCCATCACAAAAATAGCATCATTTGGGAGGCTTGTCCTCCTTTCCTCATGCAGGCATCTCAGAGAGAAAGGAACTGTACTTTTGATGGCTTTAGAAACCCAACTACAGAAAAATCTGTTTTCTGAGAAAATTGGCATGAGTGGTCCACAGTCATGTGAGAGCTTTGTATTCACTCTTCAATCTGaagatcttataaaattaattgtttagGGTCAACTTCCCAATTTTCTTATCAAACTCTCATGATAATTTCACCACTGCCCCTCAAGCCAATAGAGATCTGGAGCTGAGATTCTAGCATttgcctcattttttttttataacactCATGCATTCAGCTACCCTTGCATATGTTCGGTAGCAATACCCAGCTCAAATGCAAGGCCATCAAGGGAGTTGGAGTACTAATGAAGTTATAGGAGCATATggagtggggttgtggaaacaTATCAGAAGAGGATGGGGGGTTTTTACTCGACACACTCGACTCCAATTGGGGGAGGGCTCCAGGATTAAATAAATTCTGGAAAGATATTTAGTGTGGGGATAGTTCACTATAAGTTGCCTTTCCTTCGCTTTTCCAAATTGCTAAAGATGTTACAGTGGTGGATGTCATAGGGTTATCGGGTGGACAGATACACTGGGACATTAGTTTTAGTAGAGCAGCTCAAGATTGGGAGATGAACAATTTTGTTGATCTTTACAGCATCTTGTACTCCGTTAAACCGAGCAATCAACAAGTAGATGGGTTGTGGTGGTCACCCGCCGGGAAAGGAACTTTTTCAGTTCGCTCTTTTTATAAGATTCTCACCCAAGAGCCTAACTCTCATTTTCCTTGGAGACATAAGGCACCATCCAAAGCTGCATTTTTCGTGCGGACAGCATCGTTGGGTAAGATCCTCACaactgataatttgaggaaaatgaGGGTCATCATAGCggactggtgttgcatgtgtagggGAGGGGTAGAGTCGGTGGACCATCTACTATTACATTGTGATACAGCAAGGGCTTTGTGAATAAGGTGATCGGTCGAGTAGAgttggcttgggttatgccggagACTGTAGTAGCAGTGTTGGCCAGCTGGACAACTATAGGACGCTTGCAGCAGGTgaaagcggtttggaagatgatccctatatgcatgcatcatgtggtAGGAGCATAATGCGATGACGTTTaaagacagagagagatcaCTAGAGGAACTTAAAGCTTTATTTTACAGTACTCTATGTACCTAGGCCATTGTtgttgatttcaatggcatgacctacatgattttcttatttctttggcGCCTTCTTAATTAGGGCACTCAGTgttcttttatttgtatttggatatgcttattctttgatcaataaagttttgtttacctatcaaaaaaaaaaagcaacaccCAACTCAATGGTTGAGAATTCTTGCACCATGCTCTTATTGacaataatttttctctttattgataaaaataaaataaaatttatcataaacAAGGCTGAGATACAAAACAATTAACAGTAATATAATTGGTAATATTGACAGGACACAGAATGAGAAGACACAATATTAAGCAAATACCTAAGTGCTGATGAAGTTTTGGATCTAGTACTTGTGTAATTGCAGCCAAATTACTAAGTTGTGCCTCCACCCCAACAGAGCTATCAGTGCATCTGAAATTTCCTcgctatatatttttaaataagaatgcataaaataagaaacttgaattaaatttaaaataaaaaaacttagttAAAAAATGGCAGCCCTGAAAGAATCATATGTAACTGATTACATAGAATGGTACAAAGCATGTTTACTTTTGAGCTGAAGGGAAAATCTATATCATGGAGGTCCCTGGTTCGAATCCCCCTCTAAAGTCATAAAAAGGTTAAAACTTTGTGACTCTTTACAAAATTATGGCTATGTTCTActtatcacttatcaaaaaattggTGGAAAGATTGATTAAGAATGCACGAGATAGAAGCAGCCAAGCAAGCACATACATCAACTTGGCAAACTTTTGACTTCTCTAATTTCTTGGCAAACTTTGACTTTTCTAATTTCTAACATCATTATAAGCTATTGTAGTAGTTTGATGCTATGTTATGTTAAATTAAAGATTTACAGGCAAAAGTATCCTCTTGCATATGGGCATTGACAAGCCAAGGTGGAATTTGTGTTAAATTTCCAGAAATAGTTAAGAGCGTGGAGCGAAAACAAACATTTCCAGATATAAAAGAAAACCCTTGTCATAATAGCACCTAAcctatcaaagaaaaaaagtaatagCACTCTATCTAGGGGTGGCAATTCGTGTTCGCGGGCCATGTCTATGTAGTGTCAAGTCAATGGCCATTAAACTATATGGGTAAACCTTAAGTTAAACACGACCCCTTAAGTTAAACGGCTCAAACCCTTAAACCATAACACAacccatttaaataatatgtcatgtcatgccaCCTGTTTTGACCTGTATAATAAGTAACTAGAAATAGGTCAACATGATCGACTCATTTCAACCCGTTTGGCGTTTCATGTAAATGTGTTGAACGAACCCACATAACACActtgacctgattaacataatttcacataaaagttaaaacctctattataaaaaaattaaaattataaatttaaaaaaaaaacaataagacTGCTTActaacaaaaatatcaatatttttcagattttttaacctataataaaatcaatattacaaactcaacAATAACAAATGAGTATAGGTCCAGAATTACAATcttaacaataaaaacataagcatattatgaaatatcaatattacaacccaacaataataaaattgtaattttgaaataaaatttatacgGGTTATTGCAAGTTGATTTTGGGTTAAGCGGGTTGACCCATTATTAATTGTGTTTACTAGTCAACCTGATTTGACCTGAACCCATTTATGTCAAACACAAACCCGTTAgtttcgtgtcgtgttcgtattgggtttacggatcatgtcacatattgccacccctaactCTATTCTATATAAGCATCCTCAAAGCTCCCGACATACTCACTCACTATTGAGTCCTCACTTCTCTAGAGCTGCCGAGTATGAGGCTCTTTTGTAGCCCTTAATAGCGTAGGGAGAGCCGTAATTCGTGGGCAGCTCATACCAAAGTGAGAAACTTGTTACCCCCCGGGGGAGGACGAGGGCAGCGAAGGCTTTCAAGCCCTCTAAGGACAACTAATAATAAGGTCCATCCAAGTggaataaattcaatattatccCTAGAAGCTATTTAAGTTAATTACATCATCAAAAACAAGTAGAAGACatccaacaatacaaaatataactaaaaataaaaaagtaaactaaTTAAAAGTGAAATATCATGgcctacaaaatattttataggaaTAAAAGTACCAATCTGCGCATCAACCGTTCAAAGCACCAAAACGCATCTGCTTCATCTTCAAGAAGAATTATCATGGGGGAGCAAAGGTCACTCATTCCTGCTCAGCATTGTCATAAAGCTTAGATAGAATAATTGGCACTATGTTGCAAGCAGAACAAGCAAATTGTTGTCATCTCTTGCTATGAAAGGAAAATAGCGTAAATGAAAAGAATCTCAATAAAgtataaatattgaaaagtaTGCCAGAACCATCTGTTAAAAAACAATGTAACTAGACTATAATTTATTACTCTTCCTtgaacgataaaaaaaaaatatattattattctttgcCTAATAATTAGTGAAATAAACAAGGTCCTTCGATTCTTGAACCTTAGAAATACCACTAgttctaccattaaaaaaaaacatacaacgATTAAGGGGCAATTAATTAGATACAATGAtgaaaatttaaggaaaatCTGAGGAAGAATTGAATCTCTAGGCAATTTCTCTCTACATATTGACAGAGAAAGAAGGACCTAACTAGCTTCCTGGACCTAACTAGCTTCCTAGACCTAACAACAGATAATTTCATGTCATGAAATGCCAAGAGATCATGGAGAAACAAATAATTAAGACCCATAGTCCAATGGACCACAATTAGCAGATCATCCGCACAAATAATCAacattataacaattttttgcaattttatttCCTCATTCAAATGTTCTAAACAAACAAGGAACATTTATCAGAACATTGCAAAAAGATGGTCAATAAGCTAGCTTAGCTTTGAATCTCTTGGTGTCGTATAAGAAACCTAGGACCAAATCTTGTCTGCACCATAAGACAATAATAAGGGGTGGGAGAGCATTGTGAAGCTTTAGGCCCATTAGCCACCAATGAGCCCAAAAAGGAGGAAGGGATCACACAGTCAATCAAGCTAGATATCTATACACTGTACAATAACTAGAGGCCACTAGATGTGTATCCCCATCCTTCATGTTGAATGCTTACCACATAATTCAAGCATTCATGTATGATCTTTTTCTCCATGATAAATTCTGCAGGCTATAATTCCCTATCAATAATTAACAGCTGAGTGGCAAAAGCCATTGAAAGTAGACGTCGGTGGAAGTATAATGGATTGAGCAGATTTCTAATAGGCCaatgttatttatcattttagcATGCCCTGAATAAGACATTAAATGTCCATTTGAACACCCACCTTGACAATAGCCAACATCTGTATCTATCCAGGCATAAACGGCAAGAATATCCCagagttttgataagttttctttcttctcgTAAAATACCAATGTCCGGTCAGTCCGAACCACATCAAGACCTGAAATTGATGTTAagtaaataagaaaatgaatttaCTAAATAGATGACATTTCTTTGCATTCTGACAAGGGGTTTTCAGATATCAATCTCAAGCCCAAGATGGTTGCATCTAACTACCCTAGAGTAACATGACATGCAGCTTTATGTTCCACGAAGGTTCTATGGGCGCTGAACCCGATTTCTATGAGCAAGGTGCAAGTTAAAAATAAGTACTTCACAGTTTACATCCTAAATTAAGTGTGATAATACTAAGGGAAACAGAgctttacataaaaataaacgtgACTTTTGCCCTAACAGAAAAAAGTGGGCTTTCTATATAAAAGAAGCCACAAACCTATTTGATGTAGAGTGAGCATCCACTGGACTACTTTCTTATCCTTTACTGTTTCCATACCATTGGCTGTGTTTGTCCTTAAACTATCTCTGGTTTTAAAATCAGCTCCAGCATTTTCTTGAGTAGCTATGGCCGGTCCCCTTTCTGGGGCTGTTTCTAAAAGTACCAACGGATCTTGAATGGGCTGACCATCTTCAGTGATTACAGGTGCTGTGATAAACCTACCGCTTCCAACAACAGGAAACATTTGGCAACACTCTTTTTTCCACCGAGCATATTGTATCCTGAAGGAATTGATAGGATTtgtacttcattttttttttctccagaTAGAGCAGCAAAATTTGAAGTCTTAAAAGGATAAAATTATCATGGATAAAGAAATTACgagatgatgataataataagcATACTGTActgttttcaatttgatttggTTGTTTGGGGAGAAGACAAGTTATCTTAAACATGAATTGGTGGTTATATTTTCACATGTATAGGAATAAGAGAACATATTGATCATTGAGCTCATTAAAAGACAAGGACAAGTAACTGGAGAAAAATAATAGTGAGGATAATCAATCATTTGATCTCTTCAAGTAACAACCAACCTAAATCTCTGCTTAACCCTTCACCATTTATTCCCTATGTGCTACTCATTACAACCTTGAtgcatgaaatttttatatttcatgaaagAGGAGAAGTCTATTACCTCCGGCGTTGCCGTATCTGCTCTCGTTCATCAAATGTACACCCAGGATCATAACAACCAAGTAGAAACTCCCATACTTCTCCTCTAATTGATGGATGGATCCCCTAATTTGgcaaataatagaagaataccACTAAATATCAGCCCTTACAAGTTGAAGTTCGTATTCATAACATCTATCTCAAGTTAGTATTCAGAAGTCCAAAAGGAAGCATAATTGTCATGATGTGTAAAACTACTTGATAACTATACTAACTTCATTAGATAGTCTCTCTAGTTCTATGTTGAACTAGTAAGCCAGATTGCTGAATTCTTCATAGTCATGAGTGTGCAGCAGGATAGCAAAATATGATAGGAGAAGCAACATTAAGCTTTGAGGTGTTCATATTATCCAATGCAATGATCTTTGGATCAAATGGCATCTCCGACATAAGGAACTGCATTATAAGGAATTGGCTATTCTGTAAGGTTCTGTGAGTCGTGTTTACAAAATCAGTGATTTAATTCTTCAGGTCAACAGTGAAAACTAAATTATAAGAATGGAGATTTCCTGTAAATCTCAAACTATAGATATCAACAAAACAAGACCGACAGCCATGCTGATGTGCAATCTAATTTTCATGACATAACAATGAACTTAAACATACTTTTTGGCATGTTGTGAACAATGAAGAGGCACTTACCCCACGATGGATTCGACTTAGAGTCTTGCCTATATCCAGATACCCTTCTGGAGTAAATGCAGCATGCCATCTTCTTACACTTAAAGTTTTACCGGCCTGCATAAGCAGATTACAAGTAGAAGGTTTAGGATTACACATTGAAAGCACACAGACTCATTATGAATTGGTAATTTCATTCAATATGTATTACTCTGTGCGAATTCATAAATAGGGCTTCTTCTTACATACAGCACGTCTTTATGGTAGCAGGAAACGTCACTAAATTTTGGTGGGAAgcaaagaaatagaaaagatgTATCCTTAGATCTCCATTGCAATCCATCACAAAGTACCAAGATTGATAGACTGGTAAATGCATGTGACAAGCTTTTTTTCGACTGCTCAGTTCTTACAAAGACTCTCATCCACACCATTCATaaggaaaatataataaaaatataaaatattctcCAAACTGGAAGCAAGAAAGTTGTTCGAATAACAGCATCAACTTCTGGCCAATAATAACGATAAGGCATTAGCCTCACAAGGAAATTTCTATTTGCGTGTCAAAAGGATGGGGTTAAATgagaaattttcataaaatattagttttttaatgAGAATTAAATGAGCACGAGGTCACCAACCGAACGAACCTTAATTACATTATCATACACGCCTTCAAACATAGAACTATTTACAATCTTTGTTCTTGTTCACGAATCTCCAAATTACAGCATAATGCACGCACTCCAAATTATGATCGGAGTCAACATTGACGCATATTCTTGGTGAAAAAATCAATATCATTTACTT from Juglans regia cultivar Chandler chromosome 2, Walnut 2.0, whole genome shotgun sequence carries:
- the LOC108983699 gene encoding uncharacterized protein LOC108983699; protein product: MWRGPGAPADSFYQVRPECTDVPKTHFRIKAGKTLSVRRWHAAFTPEGYLDIGKTLSRIHRGGIHPSIRGEVWEFLLGCYDPGCTFDEREQIRQRRRIQYARWKKECCQMFPVVGSGRFITAPVITEDGQPIQDPLVLLETAPERGPAIATQENAGADFKTRDSLRTNTANGMETVKDKKVVQWMLTLHQIGLDVVRTDRTLVFYEKKENLSKLWDILAVYAWIDTDVGYCQGMSDLCSPMIILLEDEADAFWCFERLMRRLRGNFRCTDSSVGVEAQLSNLAAITQVLDPKLHQHLETLGGGDYLFAFRMLMVLFRREFSFGDSLYLWEMMWALEYDPGLYFMYEEPKSASEKAEGSKGKAKSIRHCGKYERENMKNGARNSEGPLPISVFLVASVLKDKKSKLLQEARGLDDVVKILNDITGNLDAKKACTGAMKLHKKYLRKAKKT